A genomic region of Natronoarchaeum mannanilyticum contains the following coding sequences:
- a CDS encoding DUF7550 family protein: protein MTDQDVPDHETEDVHSSDEPHGETVEAPDSEFAEGEKVPTEARTTAPQSPYGMREVGIGAVVTAVGLLVAFVIPFLLA, encoded by the coding sequence ATGACCGATCAGGACGTTCCGGACCACGAAACGGAGGACGTTCACTCGTCCGACGAACCGCACGGCGAGACCGTCGAGGCACCCGACTCGGAGTTCGCCGAGGGCGAGAAAGTCCCGACCGAGGCCCGGACGACCGCTCCCCAGAGCCCCTACGGGATGCGCGAGGTCGGCATCGGCGCCGTCGTCACGGCGGTCGGACTGCTCGTGGCGTTCGTGATCCCGTTCCTGCTGGCCTAA
- the malA gene encoding alpha-amylase MalA: MHHPGPPRFEAVGSTVDLAPRDPDPAGAYQWRLADAPDRSVAELGDDPVEQFTPDKPGTYTVELDAPDGTHELTIRAFPASYAPPEPDPTKSGSGISGSGLRSGSGFQSGSGLRSGYASGSATTAAGYDSGGRPRVQLFARVEGDEIVFEAEPASAPSSDVPSENLDVEFHADDRDPLDTDELEVDGHEARASLDALGEYSRVHVVALGETFSVADTVGVAVGEDVEIERLNEPPEWGKEVTLYEVYVRTFTGGEAATFDAIADRLEYLAEMGVDCIWLSPVLQNDDFDHGYNITDFFSIADDLGTREEFEAFVDEAHDHGINVLFDLVLNHSAREHEYFKRAEDGDPEYRDWYEWDDPEEDVPATYFDWPYIANFNFDNLEVRRHLLDAVDEWAPVVDGFRCDMAWAVPTSFWKEVRDRVKSHDSEFLLLDETIPYIADFHELCFDVHFDTTLYHNLRQIGNGAADATAIHDAIDNRAETGFPDHAGFLLYIENHDETRYAEDCGRKQAFTAAGALFTLPGVPLLYAGQEIAEETRREKVEWEAADEELRDHYRSLIETRDAHPALGYEGDYEPVEVEASHGGVVAYARQAEGERVVVVLNFGPVAESVAVDADVDTTDLVSGEDVNAPAADVEVDDVVVLRA; encoded by the coding sequence ATGCACCATCCAGGCCCCCCTCGGTTCGAGGCAGTCGGATCGACCGTCGATCTGGCGCCGCGCGACCCCGACCCCGCCGGCGCCTACCAGTGGCGTCTCGCCGACGCGCCCGACCGGAGCGTCGCCGAACTCGGCGACGATCCGGTCGAACAGTTCACGCCGGACAAGCCCGGCACGTACACGGTCGAGCTCGACGCACCCGACGGCACCCACGAGCTGACGATCCGTGCGTTCCCCGCGTCATACGCGCCGCCGGAGCCCGACCCGACGAAGTCCGGTTCGGGCATCTCCGGGTCGGGACTGCGCTCCGGGTCGGGGTTCCAGTCGGGCTCGGGCCTGCGCTCGGGCTACGCGAGCGGTTCGGCGACGACGGCGGCCGGCTACGACAGCGGCGGCCGTCCGCGCGTCCAGCTGTTCGCCCGCGTCGAGGGCGACGAGATCGTGTTCGAGGCCGAGCCCGCATCGGCACCCAGCAGCGACGTTCCGTCCGAGAACCTGGACGTCGAGTTCCACGCCGACGACCGCGACCCCCTCGACACCGACGAACTCGAGGTGGACGGACACGAGGCCCGAGCGTCGCTCGACGCGCTCGGCGAGTACAGCCGCGTCCACGTGGTCGCGCTCGGCGAGACGTTCAGCGTGGCCGACACCGTCGGCGTCGCGGTCGGCGAGGACGTCGAGATCGAGCGGCTGAACGAACCCCCGGAGTGGGGCAAGGAGGTGACCCTCTACGAGGTGTACGTCCGGACGTTCACGGGCGGCGAGGCCGCGACGTTCGACGCCATCGCCGACCGGCTGGAGTATCTCGCCGAGATGGGCGTCGACTGCATCTGGCTCTCGCCCGTGCTGCAGAACGACGACTTCGACCACGGCTACAACATCACGGACTTCTTCTCGATCGCCGACGATCTGGGGACGCGCGAGGAGTTCGAGGCGTTCGTCGACGAGGCCCACGACCACGGCATCAACGTGCTGTTCGACCTCGTGCTCAACCACTCCGCGCGCGAACACGAGTACTTCAAACGCGCCGAGGACGGCGATCCCGAGTACCGCGACTGGTACGAGTGGGACGATCCCGAGGAGGACGTGCCCGCGACGTACTTCGACTGGCCCTACATCGCGAACTTCAACTTCGACAACCTGGAGGTTCGCCGGCACCTGCTCGACGCCGTCGACGAGTGGGCGCCCGTCGTCGACGGGTTCCGCTGCGACATGGCCTGGGCGGTTCCCACGAGCTTCTGGAAGGAGGTCCGCGACCGCGTCAAATCCCACGACTCGGAGTTCCTGCTGCTCGACGAGACGATCCCCTACATCGCCGACTTCCACGAACTCTGCTTCGACGTTCACTTCGACACGACGCTGTACCACAACCTGCGACAGATCGGCAACGGGGCGGCGGACGCGACGGCGATCCACGACGCCATCGACAACCGCGCCGAGACCGGGTTCCCCGACCACGCCGGCTTCCTGCTGTACATCGAGAACCACGACGAGACGCGCTACGCCGAGGACTGCGGCCGCAAGCAGGCGTTCACCGCCGCGGGCGCGCTCTTCACGCTGCCCGGCGTCCCGCTGCTGTACGCCGGCCAGGAGATCGCCGAGGAGACCCGCCGCGAGAAAGTCGAGTGGGAGGCCGCCGACGAGGAACTGCGCGACCACTACCGCAGCCTGATCGAGACGCGCGACGCCCACCCCGCGCTGGGCTACGAGGGCGACTACGAGCCCGTCGAGGTCGAGGCGAGCCACGGCGGCGTCGTCGCGTACGCCCGCCAGGCCGAGGGCGAGCGAGTGGTCGTCGTGCTGAACTTCGGCCCCGTCGCGGAGTCCGTCGCCGTCGACGCCGACGTCGACACGACCGACCTGGTCTCCGGCGAGGACGTCAACGCGCCCGCCGCCGACGTCGAGGTCGACGACGTCGTCGTCCTGCGGGCCTGA
- a CDS encoding CrcB family protein has protein sequence MEPVVLVGLGGAVGAVLRYLLGESLPADPFPWGTLAVNVVGSFALGLVVFGGVGGDAALLVGTGACGAFTTFSSFSVAGVRLWESGERRLAAVHAVGNFGLSAAAVGVAWGAATLLVG, from the coding sequence ATGGAGCCGGTCGTTCTCGTGGGCCTCGGCGGTGCGGTCGGCGCCGTCCTGCGATACCTCCTTGGAGAATCGCTGCCCGCCGATCCGTTCCCCTGGGGCACGCTCGCCGTCAACGTCGTGGGTAGTTTCGCGCTGGGCCTTGTCGTGTTCGGCGGTGTCGGCGGCGACGCCGCGCTGCTGGTCGGTACCGGCGCCTGCGGTGCGTTCACAACGTTCTCGTCCTTTTCAGTCGCTGGGGTCCGTCTCTGGGAGTCGGGCGAGCGGCGACTCGCAGCGGTCCACGCGGTCGGGAACTTCGGACTGAGCGCCGCAGCCGTCGGGGTCGCCTGGGGCGCTGCGACGCTGTTGGTCGGGTAG
- a CDS encoding CrcB family protein: MSRTNAPGRGETILLIAVGGFAGAAARYGVELAISSSLLSTLAVNVVGSFALGAIVYENRLVGSFSKRARFVFGTGFLSSFTTYSTFVVDALTAAPPLGLAYLFASYATGFGAVLAARASVRAIANPRGEVVA; encoded by the coding sequence GTGTCCCGAACGAACGCACCGGGGCGGGGCGAGACGATACTTCTGATCGCAGTCGGCGGGTTCGCTGGGGCCGCCGCGCGTTACGGCGTCGAACTCGCGATCTCGTCCTCGCTGCTCTCGACGCTCGCGGTCAACGTCGTCGGGAGCTTCGCGCTAGGGGCGATCGTCTACGAGAACAGACTGGTCGGTTCGTTTTCGAAGCGCGCCCGGTTCGTCTTCGGGACGGGCTTTCTGTCGTCCTTCACGACCTACAGCACGTTCGTCGTCGACGCGCTGACGGCGGCGCCGCCGCTGGGACTGGCGTACCTGTTCGCGAGCTACGCCACCGGTTTCGGCGCCGTGCTGGCCGCGCGCGCCTCGGTTCGGGCGATCGCGAACCCCCGCGGCGAGGTGGTGGCCTGA